A single window of Lepeophtheirus salmonis chromosome 2, UVic_Lsal_1.4, whole genome shotgun sequence DNA harbors:
- the LOC121132610 gene encoding protein amalgam has protein sequence MLLLDTIYLLFFISLTQGIPTQDYYSDEYYNDDDYSGEHDKVVHKTPKFISEQLDLMVNEGETIKLPCLIDLHAQGFAVIWKKEPGNHIVAVENQVIDRKDTRIKLDQAPKGRGGNTLIISLSEESDAGEYRCQISAYKPTVLKHTVKIRVAPKIRPIPSNGLLIVKEGEAATLSCEMMKGNPPPKMTWRRKERKLPSGEEELNGLSLTFKESTRHHSGIYICAADNGFGAPATAQITLNVHHKPSIETDQTYIHTRSNDETEVVCLVHASPKASVKWLKNGTPLKEGEGIVSDRGNRHTLLLPGITHSTFGVYTCQAENEFGFDEEKTTVSGKAAPAKVKSDPEGLEKNRFSMEWVSESISNITAFKLQYHQEDFEDWSEIQVEATDHGDNYYSGSHVLDNLRSATRYIARIASKNDYGYSEFSEPFVFATKGAGPKHQPSTGTSSGFQILSQSTHNIILFVYISIRIFLNLL, from the exons ggATTCCAACGCAGGATTACTACTCCGATGAGTACTACAATGATGACGACTACTCTGGTGAACACGATAAGGTCGTGCATAAAACACCAAAATTCATTTCAGAACAACTTGACTTAATGGTTAATGAGGGCGAAACTATCAAATTACCATGTTTAATTGATTTACATGCTC agGGTTTCGCAGTTATTTGGAAAAAGGAGCCAGGTAATCACATCGTGGCTGTGGAAAATCAAGTCATTGATCGTAAAGATACACGAATCAAATTAGATCAGGCTCCAAAAGGGCGAGGAGGAAATACACTCATTATTTCCCTCTCTGAGGAATCAGATGCTGGTGAATATAGATGTCAAATCTCTGCCTACAAACCCACGGTTCTAAAACATACTGTGAAGATAAGAG tTGCCCCAAAAATACGTCCAATTCCTTCCAATGGGTTACTCATTGTTAAAGAAGGCGAAGCAGCAACTCTGTCCTGTGAGATGATGAAAGGAAATCCACCTCCGAAAATGACATGGAGACGAAAA GAACGAAAATTACCAAGTGGAGAGGAAGAACTGAATGGCTTGTCATTAACCTTTAAAGAATCTACAAGACATCATTCCGGAATTTACATTTGTGCCGCGGATAATGGCTTTGGTGCTCCTGCAACTGCTCAAATTACACTCAACGTTCATC ACAAGCCAAGCATTGAAACAGATCAAACCTACATTCACACGCGATCCAATGATGAAACAGAGGTCGTATGTCTTGTCCATGCTTCTCCAAAAGCCTCCGTAAAATGGCTCAAAAATGGGACACCCCTCAAAGAAGGAGAAGGCATCGTTTCTGATCGTGGCAATCGACACACCCTTCTCCTTCCAGGAATTACTCATTCTACTTTCGGAGTCTACACTTGCCAAGCGGAAAACGAATTTGGTTTTGATGAGGAAAAAACTACAGTTTCAGGAAAAGCTGCGCCAGCAAAGGTTAAGTCAGACCCTGAGGGCTTAGAAAAGAATAGATTCTCAATGGAATGGGTTAGTGAGAGCATCTCGAACATCACAGCCTTTAAGCTTCAATACCATCAAGAGGACTTTGAGGATTGGAGTGAAATCCAAGTCGAGGCTACTGATCATGGTGATAATTATTATTCGGGAAGTCATGTCTTGGATAATTTACGCTCTGCCACTCGATATATTGCACGCATAGCTAGTAAAAACGACTATGGCTATTCGGAATTTAGTGAGCCTTTTGTGTTTGCCACAAAGGGAGCTG GTCCAAAACATCAACCCTCGACGGGAACGAGCAGCGGCTTCCAAATCCTCTCACAGTCAACCCATAATATAAtcctatttgtatatatatccaTTCGTATCTTTTTAAATCTTCTCTAG